From the Leptospira andrefontaineae genome, the window AGAAGCAGATCCTCCTACAGCTAAGAAGAGCGGATATTCTTCAATCCCGCCCGGATCATGATTTGGGTTTGCACCGTTCTCTATTAAAAATTTTACTAAAACAAGGCTTTGGTTCCGGATCGCCATGTTAAGAAGAGAAACCGGTTTTTGGTCTTCACCTTTTCGAGCAGAATATTCCACCAAAGCTCCGGACTCGATCAGTCGTTTTGCCTCGGCCAGATCATCCATATCCGGAATTTTTACTTTTAAGATAGGAAGTAAACGGTAGAATAATACGGAGTTCCCATCCACGTCCTGGGCATTGATATTTGCTCCGTGTTTGATGAGAAACTCAACTACATCCTCACCTTCTGCAAGCATGATCGCAGTACGACCATCGTCATCCTTAGCGTCTATTGTGGCGCCTTGGCCGAGAAGTAACTCTACCTTACGAAGGTCTCCTTCTTTAACAGCGGATAAAAACTGTTTGTCCAGTTCGGTATCGGCCTCAATCGCCAAACTGAATACGAAGACGAGCACAGCCCAGCTTCCGCGTCTAAGTTTGCCGTATTTTGCCAATAAATCCATTATTCTGATCACCGATATTTACCCATCCTGATTTTAGCTGCGATTCTATAAATGAAAATTCCCTTTGGCTGGGGAATATCCTTGACCCTAGTGGGCCAGGCTTTATGCCTCTCTCCCTTAGAGCGTTTTATTCGGTAAATGGTTCCCAGGATTCTGACTTGGATTTGCCACTTCGACCGGGTCCTAAATCCATTCTGGCGGAAGAATTATGAGTACTACAAAATTTCCATTCGATTCTTATGATAGTATCGGCCTCGCTGATCTGATCCGAAAGAAGAAGATCCAACCCAAAGAATTATTAGATTTTTCTGAAGCTAAGATAGATAGATTCAATCCGGAATTAAACGCAGTTGTTTTGAACACGATCGACAAAGCAAGAGAAGAGTTGAGATCCGGTAAGATACCTAAGGGACCCTTTTATGGAGTTCCACTTCTGCTCAAAGACCTATTACACCATGTGAAGGGACAAAAGATCACTTCAGGCTCCAAGGCTTACAAAAATTATATTCCATCGGATGACAGTGTTTTTGTCTCCAGACTTAGAAATGCGGGATTTCTTTTTATAGGCACTACGAATGTTCCTGAATTCGCTTTGATGGGAATTACCGAGCCAAAGTTTCACGGGCCAACTCGAAATCCTTGGGACCCGGAAAGAACTCCAGGAGGTTCTAGCGGTGGAGCAGGAGCAGCGGTTGCATCCGGAATGAGTTCTATTGCAACAGGTTCAGATGGAGGAGGATCCATTCGTATCCCAGCCGCCTACTGCGGATTATTCGGATTAAAACCGACTAGAGGAAGAGTCCCAGTCCGTCCTTACGGAAGAGTTTGGCAAGGAGCTTCTCAGGATCATGTTCTCACTAAATCAGTTAGAGACAGCGCTGCAGTTTTGGACCTAGTCTCAGGTGTTGGAATAGAAGAAGCATTCTCTATGGAGAAAAATAAAACTTCTTATCTTTCAGAAGCGAAGAAGTCTCCAGGCAAACTCAAGATCGCGTATTCATTTGTTTCTCCCATTGGAACTCCGGTCAACCAAGATCATATAGACGCGTTACACGACACAGTAAAGCTCCTAAAATCATTGGGCCATAAACTAGAAGAAAGTTCTCCTCAGGTGGATGGAAAACGTTTAGCAAAAGCATACGTGACCATGTATTTCGGAGAAGTTGCCTCAGAGATCTCTCGCTTAGATAAAGTATTGGGTAGAAAAGCAAAGATGGGGGATGTGGAATCCACTACTTGGATCTTAGGGCTTTTAGGACGATCCATCTCGGCAAGTGAATTTGTATCTGCGATCCGCTATTGGGATGAAGCAGCTTATATCTCAGAATCCTTTTTGCAAAATTATGATCTATATCTTACCCCGACCACTGCGGAACCTCCTGCAAAAATCGGAGAACTTGCACCTAAACTATATGAAGAAATTGCAATGCAGATCATCGGAAGGATTGGAACAGGTAAATTACTCTTAGCCAGCGGTATGGTAGACCAACTCGTAGAAAAAAATCTATCTAGAACTCCTTTTACACAGCTCGCAAATCTAACAGGGCAACCTTCTATGTCAGTTCCACTTTCCAAAACCACTCTTGGTTTACCAATCGGAATGTTATTCACTTCCAAACGAGGAAGAGAAGATGTACTTTTCCGATTGGCTGGACAATTAGAAAAAGAACGACCTTGGGCGGATATTAAAAAGGGCTAGAGAAAACTAAAAGCGGTTGCTTTAGGTCGGTAAAACCGGAAATTTTTTTTTAGATTTCCCACTTTACAAATACTCTTTCCCGAACTATCTACATCCTATGTCTTTCAGTACGGACGAATTTAAAAATTCACTCTCTCATTTTGCCTCCGGGGTAACTGTGGTTACTTTTTCAGACACCACTAGAGCGGGAGGATTGACCGTTAGCAGTTTCAGCTCACTTTCTTTGGATCCACCTTTGGTTCTTTTTAGTCTTCAAAAGAATATAACGAGTCATGATCCATTGCTTGCCTCCGGGCTATTCACGGTGAACATTCTATCTTCCGACCAACAGGAACTTTCCAACCAATTCGCGTCAGGTAAAATAGACAAACATGAACTGATCCAAAAACTAGCCTGCGATCTAGGTCATAACGGAGTGCCTTACTTGAACGGAACATTATCCAGGATAGAATGTGAGCTGGAAAAACAAGTAGATGGGGGAGATCATACTATAGTGATCGGAAGAGTATTATTCGCCGTATCCGATGACTCTAAAAGACCTCTTCTATATTACCGTAGGAACTACTACAATATCTGAAGCCTAAAGGCAGTATTTCCGCCCTAAAATAGTTTTCAGTGGGGGCCAAGTCAGAAAAACTGGCCCTGTAATGGAAAAAGAATCCGTCTCCCTCCAAGACGCTCTCGAACACGGTCTTACTTCAGAAGAATTTAGCAAAATCCAGGAAATCCTAGGCAGACTCCCTAACTCCACAGAACTCGGAATTTTCTCCGCAATGTGGTCGGAGCATTGCTCTTATAAAAATTCTATCCTTCAATTAAAAACTCTTCCTACAAAGTCTGATAAACTTTTGGCCCAAGCGGGTGAAGAGAATGCCGGAGCCATGGATATCGGCCAAGGACTGGCAGTCGTTTTCAAAATAGAAAGTCATAATCACCCTACCGCAGTGGAACCTTACCAAGGAGCAGCCACAGGTGTGGGCGGGATCATGAGAGATATTTTTACAATGGGAGCAAGACCCATAGTATCTTTAAACTCCCTTAGGTTTGGTAATCCAGACGAACCCAGAAATAAATACTTATTATCCAGAGCAGTGAAAGGGATCGGAGATTACGGTAACTCATTAGGGATCGCAGTCTCCGGTGGAGAACTATTCATTGATGAATGTTTTTCCAAGAACCCTTTGGTGAACGCGATGACTGTAGGGATCGTCAGACATGATCAAATGGCAAGTGCAACCACCGGAGGAAAGGTGGGTAACGCAGTATTCATCGTCGGTTCCACCACCGGTAGAGACGGAATACATGGCGCATCCTTTGCTTCTAAAGACCTAACTAAAGAATCTGAGTCCAAACGTTCTGCTGTCCAAGTAGGAGATCCATTTATGGAAAAACTACTGATGGAGGCATCTCTCGAAGCAATCCAGAAAAAACTTTTAATAGGTATCCAGGATATGGGTGCTGCAGGGATTTCCTGTGCTACTTCTGAAATGAGTGCTAAAGGAAAATCAGGAATGAAGATCGATCTGGATCTAGTTCCTTTCCGTGAGACCGGAATGAATGCTTATGAAGCAATGCTTTCCGAAAGCCAAGAAAGAATGTTGGTAATCCCGCAAAAGGGAAAAGAAGAAGAGCTAGTTGCCATATTCAAAAAATGGAATCTAAATGCAGTCCAGATCGGAGAAGTTACCGATACCGGTTTATTAGAAGTTTATAAAGATGGAAATCTTAAAGCTAAGATCCCTGCTGACACTTTAGTTTTAGGAGGAGGTGCTCCTAGATACGTTAGAGAAACAAAACGTCCTGCGTATTTGGATCAAATTTCTTCTTGGACTCCCGATTCTACTCCTGATCTGCAAGAGAATGAAGCGGGCAAAAAACTTCTCAAACTATTAAATTCTTGGAATATATCCTCCAGAAAACCGATCATCGAGCAATACGATACCGAAGTAGGTCTAGTCAAACTGATCGGACCGGGTGCTGACGGAGGATTATCCGCAATCCCTGATACGGATATGGCATTGGCCACTGCAACGGATTGTAATTCCAGATTCACTTACCTGGATCCATATTGGGGAGCTGCACTCGCAGTTTGTGAAGCAGCAAGAAACGTAGCAGTTACAGGCGCAGAACCTTTAGGCGTAACCAATAACTTAAACTTTGCAAATCCTTATATTCCAGAAAACTATTATATGTTTTCCGAATGTGTTCGAGGAATGGGAGATGCTTGTAGGTTCTTAGGACTTCCTGTTACAGGAGGAAACGTTTCCTTCTATAATGAGTCGCCTGAAGGACCGATCTTCCCTACTCCGACTATTGGAATGGTTGGAATTCTGGACAAACAGAAGGAAGCAGTCTGGGGTGCTCCTAAAAAAGCAGGACTTTCGCTAGCGTTAATCGGTAAATTTAACCCTAGCTTAGGCGGAAGTGAATACCAAAAAGTTTTCTTAGGTAAAGTGCAGGGCCAGATCCCTAAATTCGAACTTTCTGACGAAAAATCATTATTAGAAGTTTTAGTTTCTCTTAGAAAGAACGCAGATCTATCGTTCGCCAAAGATCTTTCTTTGGGGGGGATTGGAGTAGCACTTGCGAAAATCGTAATACTCTCCGGGCTCGGAATTAAGGCAGACCTAAGTGCAGTCAAACAATCCAGAAAAGATCTTACACTTTTCGGAGAAAGTTCGGGTTCAGTTCTGATCGGCTATGAAAAAGGAAAAGAGGAAAGTATCAAATCTCATGTTGCTTCTAAAGGTTTGGACTTCCATTCCATCGGAACTGTAGAATCAGAAGCTAAACTCGAGATACAAGGATATGGAATTTCCACCTCTTCGAACGAACTGAAATCGGTTTATGAATCCGGTTTAGAGGAAATTTTCAGATGAGATCCATCCAAAAAATCTTTATCGCCTATTTAATCCTATGTGCTGCTTTTATTATTTCTGATTGCAGACGTCCTGCTTCTGAAATTTTAAACGAGGCTTCTAAAAACCCAGGCTCAGTAGAAAAATTAGATCTGGGACTTGGCAAACTTGGAACAGTTCCCCCCGCTCTATTCAATTTTCCGAACCTAAAATGGTTGGATCTTAGGATGAACGAACTTACTTCTCTTCCTGAAAATGTGGGAGACTGGAGTAATTTAGAACATTTGAATATTTATGGGAACGATATAGAAAAACTTCCAGCATCCGTTTCCAAACTTTCTAAACTCAGATTTTTTTTCGCAGGAAATAACGACTTTATTGGAATTCCTACAGAACTGACAGGAACTTCTATCGAGGCTATTTATTTGGATTCTAATAAAATAGAATTCAAAGAATCAGATATAGATATAGTCATGGGATTCCCTAAATTGGAAGTTTTGGATCTGGCAAGAAATAGAAAGATCGCGTCATTTCCAAAAAACCTCGGATTTTTAGCCAGCCACCCTAAGTTAAGACTATTGATCTTAAAAGAGACAGGATTAAAACCTTCTCAGATAGAATCCGCAAGAAAACTTCTCCCTAAAGTGAAGATAGAATTTTAATCCATGAAAGAAGAAGATAAGAAGAATCCATATTCAAATACCGTAATACTTCCACAAACGGATTTTCCCATGAAGGCAGGGCTTTCCACTAGAGAGCCTGACCAGATCAAAACCTGGCAGTCTGAAAAGATCCTTCGCAAAATGCAGGAAAAAAGAAAGGATCGCCCTCAATTCATTCTTCATGACGGACCTCCCTATGCGAACGGTAACTTTCATACAGGACACGCACTCAATAAGATCTTAAAGGACATGATCGTTAAGTCCAAATTTTTCGCGGGTTACCAAACGGATATGATCCCTGGTTGGGATTGTCACGGTCTTCCTATCGAAGTTCAAGTTCTAAAGAACTTAGGCAAAAAAGCAAAAGAGATCGGCCCGGAAGAATTAAGGAAACTTTGTAGAGAATACGCGGAACAATGGGTCCAAAAACAAGGACAAGACCTTTCTAGATTCTTATGTTTTTGGGAAGAAGGTAAGATCTACAAAACGATGAGCCCCGATTTCGAGGCTAAGATCGTAGAAGTTTTCGGAGATCTATTCGAAAAAGGTTATGTATACCGAGGTAAAAAACCCGTATATTGGTGTATAGAACTTGCGACGGCTCACGCAGAAGCAGAGATAGAATATTATCCTCATAAGTCGCCATCCATCTATGTAAAATTTCCGATCAAAGGACAGGATGGGAAATTCTGCCTGATCTGGACCACTACTCCATGGACTCTTCCTGCAAACCTTGCTATTAGCTTTAATCCTAAATTCGCATATTCATTTTATGCAACTCCGAATGGAGAAGAATTACTCATCGCAGATGGACTGAAAGAAGCAGTAGAAAAAGCTGCAGAAGTCCAGCTCACTAAAAAAGAGTCTGTTTCCCAAGAAACACTTTCTAAAATGATATTCCGACATCCATTCTTAGATCAGGACTCTATTCCCCTTTTTGGAGAACATGTGACTCTGGATGCAGGAACAGGAGCAGTTCACACAGCACCTGGTCACGGGCAAGACGATTATAAGATCGGTTTAGCTGCAGGTTTAGAACCTTATTCTCCTGTGGACGATTACGGTAGATATACTGACGAATTCCCGATGATGAAAGGGATCAAAGTCTGGGATGCAAATCCTAAGATCGTAGAATTACTTAGAGAAAAAAATCTACTCCTTCATTATTCCGAATTTGAACATAGTTATCCTCATAGCTGGAGAAGTAAGAAACCTCTGATCTTCCGTGCGACCCCACAATGGTTTTTCCAAATGGATTACCAACAGCTCAGGGAAAAATCCTTAGAAGCAATCGACAAAGTGAGTTGGATCCCTAACTGGGGAATCACCAGGATCCGTTCTATGGTAGAGACAAGACCTGACTGGTGTCTTTCCAGACAAAGGAACTGGGGAGTTCCAATCCCTGCATTCACTTGCGAAAATTGTAATGAAACTCATTTAGATGCAAAATCCGTAAAATTCTTCACTGATCTAGTGAGAACTAAAGGAATAGAGATCTGGTATAGTGAACCTGCGGATTCTCTTCTTCCTCCCGATACAAAATGTTCCAAATGTGGATCTTCTTCTTTTAGAAAAGGAAAAGATATTTTAGACGTATGGTTCGATTCAGGAGTTTCTAATTTTGCAGTTTTGAATGAAAGAGGCAACGAACCTCCAGCAGATCTGTATTTGGAGGGTTCGGATCAACATAGAGGTTGGTTCCAATCCAGTCTCTGGCCTTCTATGGCTCTAAGGGGAATTCCTCCTTATAAATCAGTCCTGACACATGGATATGTTTTGGATGAACAAGGAAGAGCCATGTCCAAGTCCTTGGGCAATGGAATTGATCCTACCACTGACATCATCAATGTATACGGCGCGGATATACTCAGACTTTGGGTAAGCTCTCAGGACTTTAGGGACGATGTAAGAGTCGGGAAAGACGGACTTAAGATCATCGCAGACAATTACAGAAAGATCCGAAATACATTCAGATATCTTTTAGGAAATTTAGCGGGACATACTTCAGATCAAAATCTGAATATCTCCGATTTGGAAGAAGTAGATAAATACTATCTTTCTAAACTGGCTCAACTCTCTGAAGAACTGAAAAACCATTACGAAAATTATCAGTTCCACCAAGTATATCAGAAACTTCTGTTATTCTGTACCGTAACTCTTTCCCAAGATTATTTCGAAATGATCCGGGATAGAATGTATTGCGACCGAAGAGATTCCAAAACCAGAAGATCTTCCTGCACCGCACTCCAGATCATATTAGAGACTCTTTGTATATATTCCGCTCCGATCTTAAGTTTCACCACTGAAGAAGTTTGGAAAGAGAATGGCAAAAAAGAATCCGTATTTACGGAAGAATTCCCGGATCTTTCTTCTTTAAGAAACAAAGAACTGGAATCTAAGTTCGAAGAAGCATTGACTGCGAGAGAAACAGTTCATAAATCTTTGGAGTTCGCAAGACAGGCCGGCAAATTAGGTAAATCTTTAGAAGCTGCCGTAGAGATCTCTTCTAAAGCGGAAGGCAAACTGCAAAAGGATTTTTCTTTAGAAGTTTTGGAGCTGATCTTCACTGTTTCTCAAGTTAGTTTTGAAAAATCAGGAAGAGAACAATTGTCTGAATATTCGGATGAACATTTTTCAGTTAGAGTTGTAAAACCTAAAGAAGAAGAATGTCCTCGTTGTTGGAGACATCCTGCAGAAGAAAGACATAACGGCCTTTGTAAACGTTGCGCTGCGGCCATTTAAGGCCGTAAGAACGCTGCACAACTCAAAGCTCTACCCTATTTACGATTTCCTAATATTTGCATCATCTGCATCTGGATTTGTTGGATCTCAGTCAATCTTCTCCATTGGTTTTTGAGAATATGATCTATCTTTTCATGAAGATGTCGGATCTCAAGTTCTGCCTTTAGATTGATCTTATAATCCATCTCGGAGCGGGCCCTATCTTTTGCTTCTTGCCTGTTCTGGCTCATCATAATGATAGGAGCTTGGATCGCAGCTAAAGTAGATAAAAGTAAATTAAGTAAAATGAATGGATAAGGGTCGAATCTCCAAATGGAGAAGAATACATTGATGCCGATCCATATCGCCATGGACGTTCCGAACATTAATATAAATGTCCAACTTCCTCCGAAGTCTGCCACCTTATCAGCGACTCTCTGTCCGAAAGTTAGTCCGGATTGAAACGTTTGGTTTAGATCCTCAGAGATCAATTCCTGGTTTTCCAGACTGTTTTTTACTTCTTCTTCCAAAGAACTCAATTCTGAAGTTTCCTTTTGGATCATTCCTTGGATATACTTCATAGTAGCCAGATTCAATTCTCCCAAGGAGACCATCCGGCTACCTTCTTGAAATCTTGGATCTTTTTTGATTAGATCCAAAACCTCAGGATTGATATATTCGAAAGAGATTAAGTCTTTAGGATCCGTAATCGCAGGATTTAAGCAGCAATTTTCTGCATCCATACTCGAATCCTTTCCGGATCAGGGCCTATCGTTTTCGTCGGTGAGCTTGACAGGCTGATATTGCTTTCTTGGGGTGAACTTGTATTTGCTCGGATTTTTCAAATCAAACACTACCCATTTACGCAATGGAAGTCCATCTATCTGCCCGAAGTCCACATTCTCCCCTTCCGCGATCTCAGTTCCGTCAAAACCATGAGCAAGTCTGATCTTCTCAATCCTGGTCCAACGGCTAAAATCTAAGGCTGCATCTCTATCCACAAGCTCACGTTTGACTCGTCCGAATAAAAGATTGATCTTACCTTCTGCCGCCCAAAGGACACAGCTGGTAACCTCGTCAAAAGAGATGACTGATTGTGTGTCATCGTATTTAGAAATGATAAGAAGAAGTTTGTCTTCCGGAAGATTTTTTAGAGTATAAGGAAGGTCTCTTGCAAGTAGATCCAATTCGTGATCGGAAAACACGAAATCAGAAAAGTAACCTACGGAAGAACGTTTAGAATATCTTAAATTTCCAAAATAGTCTTTAATTTTGGCCTGATCCAATTGGACCGGATGTTCCAATTTAATATCTTCATTCTTGGAAGTTTTATCAAAATCAGGTAAATCTGAAATACTGATCGTGAAAAATCCCATCCCCTCGGAGCGGAACATCCGGTCCTTGAAAAAATAAGGATAACATCCAGAGAAACTAAACGCTAAAAAAAGGATCAGGGAAGTACGGAGAGCTTTTCCCTTCATAAGATCTAAAAGTGAAAAATTCATTACAGGACTCTTGCCGAATTGATTCATCTATTTGTTGGAACTTTTTAGAAGAGTTTCCGGTTCATTCTACTGTCAGAAATTCCCGAAAGTCGGGGTATTTCTCCAGAAATTCTTCGATGGTGTACAGATTTACAATTCTATCTAGACCGGAAAGCCTAAAAACGGAATGTAGGGACTTATTTAGCCCGAATATATTTACAGTTCCTTGATGGTCCCGGATCTGATTTCTGACTTTGATGATAATGCCTATCCCGGAAGAGTCGATAAACTTTACGAGACCCAAATGAAAGCTGACTACAGGGGGGTATCCCTCCCGAACGCTGTCCTCGAACTCCAGGTAAAAGTCCCGGGAATTATCCATCAAGATATCCTCCTGGACCGAAAGTACCAGGTGATTTTCTCGGGCGAGACTTTTAAGAATCATGGGAAAATAACAGGCCCAGGAATTCAGAGTATGTCAAGAAATAAGTATCTTTGTTGATTTATTTCGCCAGAAAGCCAAGATACAATCAGAGCGGTTTCCAAGGAATCCAGTCCATGTCCGAATTCGATAAAACAAGAAAAAGTATCGGTGCCAATAACCTAGATGATAAAGCCAGGCGGGAAATGTTCGACAAGTTCCAGTCCGCCGGCGGAAAAGTAGTCTCTGATAAGGATAAAAAAAGGGATGAAGCTCTTCGCAAACAGAAAGAGCAACCCCAAGTCCGTCAAGGTGCAAGAAGCCAAGCCGGAGGAAGAGACCCAAGACAAAACCAATCTTCTCAATCAGGAAGATCTTCCGTAAAACAGGTACCTTCTAAACCGAATCCAATTATGGATCGTAAGGCATTAGAAGATGAGATGGGAAATTTTTTCAATCGTATGGCGGTCCGATTCAAATGTTGGATCTCCCGCGTAACGTCATTTTCTTCCAGTGACCTTCTTCCTGCTTTTATGTCCGAGCTGAATATCGCCGGAAAAAAAGCTCTTTTAGAAATGAACTTTGTGGGTAACGACCTATTAGGAAACCCCGCTTACGCTTCTAAGATCGCTAAGGAACTAGACGGACAAAATCCTCTCTATATAGAACTTCTTGGCAGAATGCACAAAGCCTATGATAGTACGGAGTTAAACCAGCTTTTAGAAGGGCATAACGCGGCTCCGGATCTCCCAGTGTCCGTCTCTAGAGTGAGACAACCTCTCTATTCTATATTCAAAAAACTGTATTATATGTATCCATTCCAAGGTTCTTACGTGAAAGCGGTGACTTTGGGCTACCAGTCTTTGGAAAAATTAGAAGGTAAACCTGCCACAGTTTATAATACTAAAAGAAAAAGAGCCCTTCAGGAATTCGACGTTCTATACGGGACTATTTTTGATAAGCTCTATCTTGCAATTCTTAGAAGTGAGGACAAAAATATCCCACTTTTAAGCACTTATATGGAGAATGTTCTCGGAATTCTTCCAGAAGAAAAACTCGGCCAAAGAAAACAAGGAGAAGAGTTAGACGAAATCTCCGGCGGAGTTCATCCTGAAGAGGAAGATACCGAAGAAGCTCCGGAAGAAAAACCCGTAGATCCGGAAGAAGGCCTTAGTAAAGAGCTAAAATACGGCCTAAAACTAATGAGATCCTTACCTTTGGATCAATTAAGAAAACGTCATGATGCCAGAGGAGAACACGATATCATTCCAGCAGGCGACAAGGCATTCTTAACCTGGTTATTTTTCAGGGAGTTCGACGAAGAATATTCCTTCGTAATGACTACCAAGAAGATTGATCTAAAACCTACGATCGTGGGCGGATCCAAAATGGATTACCGGGAAAAACTGATCGATCTTTATGAGACAACAAGAGGGATCCATGAACAATTCAGGATCTACGACCAGTATTATAAAGAACTGGAAAACCATCTCAAAAATCCTGGCGCAAATTATATTGAGGCTTCCAAAAAAACTTCTGCCCTGGAGACCAAAAGAAGTCAACAATCGCGTAACGTAAGAGTTACCGCTAAGGACTTTTTTCAGAAGGGAGCGGAACTTCTTTCCAAATTGATCGCGGATATGAAAGGCAAAAAAGAGATCGTGACCAATATGGAAACTTTAATGACTTTCGATCTGATGGAATCCAAAAAGAGATTGAATAAGAAACCTATAAAGCAGTGTATTATGGAATCTTATTGTTATGCTCTGGCGTTTTCTGAACGTTTGGAAAACGGAGATCTTTTCGGCGGAGTTCCTGAACTTTCAGCAGAAGAGATGGAAAAAGAATTCGGTATCAAGGCTGCAAGCGCTGCTCCTGAAGCGGAAATTTTAAGTCCTGGTGGCGAGTCCGGCGACGGAGAAGACGATAGTTTCGGTGTGGACCCTTCCATACTTTCCGATTAAATTCAAAGTCGCAGGTAAAGAGTGACCTCAGTAAAAATTACCCTTTTCCAAAAGGATCTATCCCAACCCGTTTCTCCTGAACAAAGAACCAAACTTTCTAAGGAAAAATCGGACTTCCTCATCCTACCATTATATTTCCCAGGAGGAGGAAATGGTTCTCCGGAATCATTGGCTTCCCGCGCTAAAACTTTTTTAGATGAGATCTTCGCGATCTCGGAAGTTTATAAAGGTGCGATCTTTGGCGGAGGAATGTTTCGTAGAGACGATGAGGGTAAATTAAGATTCTCCATTCCAATTGTGCAAAATATAGTATTAGTTGATTGGTACGATGTAAAAGGATTATCTTCCGAAGATTCTCCGGCAATCCCAGGTTCGGGAGAAGATTCTCTGATCCTAGGAGGATTTCGTTTTGGGATCTTTGCAGGCAAAGAGATCCAGGATAAATCTAAGTTGGAAAAATTAAAATCCGATAGGATTAATTTAGCATTTCATTTAGATTCTGTTTCGGATAACGGTACGAACTATTCCCAAGATCTAAAAAATTACGCGGATCTTTCCTCTCAGTACGGAATGTTTTTGGTACGTAGTTCCGGATATGGCATTCCTTTCGGTAAAAAGAGGATAGGAAGAAGTTTACTTTCCACTCCAACAGGAGTCACTTGGAAAGTGGCGGAAACCGAACAAGAAAAAGAAATTATCAAAACAGTTAATATAAACGGTATCAACGGTTTATTTTAATCAGATCGATCGATAGCCGACTTTGTGACAAAGAGTCGGATTAGTTTTATTTCTAAAAGTCTTTTTATCCTTGCCAACCGGAGGCATAATTCTATTCTCTCTGCCGTTCCAAGGACTTCACATGAAGATAAAAGCTCAT encodes:
- a CDS encoding leucine-rich repeat domain-containing protein, whose translation is MRSIQKIFIAYLILCAAFIISDCRRPASEILNEASKNPGSVEKLDLGLGKLGTVPPALFNFPNLKWLDLRMNELTSLPENVGDWSNLEHLNIYGNDIEKLPASVSKLSKLRFFFAGNNDFIGIPTELTGTSIEAIYLDSNKIEFKESDIDIVMGFPKLEVLDLARNRKIASFPKNLGFLASHPKLRLLILKETGLKPSQIESARKLLPKVKIEF
- a CDS encoding amidase; this encodes MSTTKFPFDSYDSIGLADLIRKKKIQPKELLDFSEAKIDRFNPELNAVVLNTIDKAREELRSGKIPKGPFYGVPLLLKDLLHHVKGQKITSGSKAYKNYIPSDDSVFVSRLRNAGFLFIGTTNVPEFALMGITEPKFHGPTRNPWDPERTPGGSSGGAGAAVASGMSSIATGSDGGGSIRIPAAYCGLFGLKPTRGRVPVRPYGRVWQGASQDHVLTKSVRDSAAVLDLVSGVGIEEAFSMEKNKTSYLSEAKKSPGKLKIAYSFVSPIGTPVNQDHIDALHDTVKLLKSLGHKLEESSPQVDGKRLAKAYVTMYFGEVASEISRLDKVLGRKAKMGDVESTTWILGLLGRSISASEFVSAIRYWDEAAYISESFLQNYDLYLTPTTAEPPAKIGELAPKLYEEIAMQIIGRIGTGKLLLASGMVDQLVEKNLSRTPFTQLANLTGQPSMSVPLSKTTLGLPIGMLFTSKRGREDVLFRLAGQLEKERPWADIKKG
- a CDS encoding ankyrin repeat domain-containing protein; the protein is MDLLAKYGKLRRGSWAVLVFVFSLAIEADTELDKQFLSAVKEGDLRKVELLLGQGATIDAKDDDGRTAIMLAEGEDVVEFLIKHGANINAQDVDGNSVLFYRLLPILKVKIPDMDDLAEAKRLIESGALVEYSARKGEDQKPVSLLNMAIRNQSLVLVKFLIENGANPNHDPGGIEEYPLFLAVGGSASPSNLAIVEYLLANGSKAVFTSRLKDSHTPNGTHQIGARNAFHYATEPKQTDLKILDVLAKAGTNLNHRDAEGKTPLMEAIQRKNVSAAQKLIQLGSDLTLADNQGKTVLDLAKEYHLDEIERILAEKLSSKTQ
- the purL gene encoding phosphoribosylformylglycinamidine synthase subunit PurL — protein: MEKESVSLQDALEHGLTSEEFSKIQEILGRLPNSTELGIFSAMWSEHCSYKNSILQLKTLPTKSDKLLAQAGEENAGAMDIGQGLAVVFKIESHNHPTAVEPYQGAATGVGGIMRDIFTMGARPIVSLNSLRFGNPDEPRNKYLLSRAVKGIGDYGNSLGIAVSGGELFIDECFSKNPLVNAMTVGIVRHDQMASATTGGKVGNAVFIVGSTTGRDGIHGASFASKDLTKESESKRSAVQVGDPFMEKLLMEASLEAIQKKLLIGIQDMGAAGISCATSEMSAKGKSGMKIDLDLVPFRETGMNAYEAMLSESQERMLVIPQKGKEEELVAIFKKWNLNAVQIGEVTDTGLLEVYKDGNLKAKIPADTLVLGGGAPRYVRETKRPAYLDQISSWTPDSTPDLQENEAGKKLLKLLNSWNISSRKPIIEQYDTEVGLVKLIGPGADGGLSAIPDTDMALATATDCNSRFTYLDPYWGAALAVCEAARNVAVTGAEPLGVTNNLNFANPYIPENYYMFSECVRGMGDACRFLGLPVTGGNVSFYNESPEGPIFPTPTIGMVGILDKQKEAVWGAPKKAGLSLALIGKFNPSLGGSEYQKVFLGKVQGQIPKFELSDEKSLLEVLVSLRKNADLSFAKDLSLGGIGVALAKIVILSGLGIKADLSAVKQSRKDLTLFGESSGSVLIGYEKGKEESIKSHVASKGLDFHSIGTVESEAKLEIQGYGISTSSNELKSVYESGLEEIFR
- a CDS encoding flavin reductase family protein, whose amino-acid sequence is MSFSTDEFKNSLSHFASGVTVVTFSDTTRAGGLTVSSFSSLSLDPPLVLFSLQKNITSHDPLLASGLFTVNILSSDQQELSNQFASGKIDKHELIQKLACDLGHNGVPYLNGTLSRIECELEKQVDGGDHTIVIGRVLFAVSDDSKRPLLYYRRNYYNI